From Salinirubellus salinus, the proteins below share one genomic window:
- a CDS encoding UPF0058 family protein: protein MRKQELVYVHGLLAELREFYEQATGQPIPAPEYDAMDVKPTSIHRGKPEHEAAVFALAGAMAEEMGGVPPRLRAD, encoded by the coding sequence ATGAGAAAACAGGAACTCGTCTACGTTCACGGGCTCCTCGCGGAGCTACGCGAGTTCTACGAGCAGGCCACGGGCCAGCCCATCCCCGCCCCCGAGTACGACGCGATGGACGTCAAGCCGACTTCCATCCACCGCGGCAAGCCCGAACACGAGGCGGCGGTGTTCGCTCTCGCGGGTGCGATGGCCGAGGAGATGGGTGGCGTGCCGCCCCGCCTGCGTGCGGACTGA
- a CDS encoding CBS domain-containing protein, with protein MSDEEIDTPVSEVMTTPVQTVAAETTVAEAARTLAAAGIGSLIVGEDRIEGIVTESDVVESVADARDPAETTVAELMTDPVVTIGPDETVRVAGERMGHNGVKKLPVAEEGRAVGIITTTDLALYLPRYQVGMTAQPEPDMSKGEFE; from the coding sequence ATGTCAGACGAGGAGATAGACACGCCGGTCAGCGAGGTCATGACGACACCCGTCCAGACGGTGGCGGCGGAGACGACCGTCGCCGAGGCGGCACGGACGCTCGCGGCGGCAGGTATCGGGTCGCTGATCGTGGGTGAGGACCGCATCGAGGGCATCGTCACGGAGTCGGACGTCGTCGAGAGCGTCGCGGACGCCCGCGACCCCGCCGAGACGACCGTGGCCGAACTGATGACCGACCCCGTGGTCACCATCGGTCCGGACGAGACGGTCCGCGTCGCGGGCGAGCGGATGGGTCACAACGGCGTGAAGAAACTACCCGTCGCCGAGGAGGGCCGCGCCGTCGGCATCATCACCACCACCGACCTCGCGCTGTACCTGCCGCGCTACCAGGTGGGGATGACCGCCCAGCCCGAACCGGACATGAGCAAGGGCGAGTTCGAGTGA
- a CDS encoding DUF5658 family protein, with the protein MAPTPTPRYRGPIGPDRIMEYWSWVAWALFLLVTVDMLTTLFAASVLGTAAEANPLMRWALERGLGTLLVLNLAAVVSVVAFFYALVQMLERTPERYQSEFSLVVEVWLGLLLFAGLAVFANNLSAIFLGQSLL; encoded by the coding sequence ATGGCACCGACACCCACGCCCCGGTACCGGGGACCCATCGGTCCGGATCGCATCATGGAGTACTGGAGCTGGGTGGCGTGGGCGCTGTTCCTGCTGGTGACGGTGGATATGCTGACGACGCTGTTCGCCGCGAGTGTCCTCGGCACGGCCGCGGAGGCGAACCCGCTGATGCGCTGGGCGCTCGAACGTGGACTGGGGACGCTGCTGGTCCTGAACCTCGCCGCCGTCGTGTCCGTCGTCGCGTTCTTCTACGCACTCGTCCAGATGCTCGAACGGACCCCGGAGCGCTACCAGTCCGAGTTCTCGCTCGTCGTCGAGGTGTGGCTCGGTCTGTTGCTGTTCGCGGGACTCGCCGTGTTCGCGAACAACCTCAGCGCCATCTTCCTCGGCCAGTCGCTGCTCTGA
- a CDS encoding DUF7576 family protein: MVDPTSDLGEDVTEADAPRCSACDRPIVHSPSHRVLTWVEDDHVQSAHFCDEDCRADWDGR, from the coding sequence ATGGTAGACCCGACTTCGGACCTCGGTGAGGACGTCACCGAGGCCGACGCGCCGAGGTGTTCGGCCTGCGACCGACCGATCGTACACAGCCCCAGCCACAGGGTGCTGACGTGGGTCGAGGACGACCACGTCCAGAGCGCGCACTTCTGTGACGAAGACTGTCGCGCCGACTGGGACGGTCGCTGA
- a CDS encoding SDR family oxidoreductase — protein sequence MSLEKPDLSGSTAFITGTTRGIGKHLALALAEQGCNIVSTGKTSEENDYGEERDLEGTIEQTAREAEALGVDALPIELNLREDESVEAAFEEAVDHFGEVNIVVNNASAIQPVNVEDLPPNRFDLLTDVNVRGTYITSYTFLDHLKEVDDAWLLTNAPPVKVDRAPGHAPYAWTKLGMSFITLSLADELAAWDVGCNTFWPVTAIDTRATRYFGLGTEDDWRHPEILSDTVLEMLSRDPAEFTGNAVLDEDFLRENGVTDFSEYNLTEGDPAPMSVQMFDPEYRRSE from the coding sequence ATGAGTCTCGAGAAACCCGACCTCTCCGGGAGCACGGCGTTCATCACGGGGACCACCCGCGGCATCGGCAAGCACCTCGCGTTGGCGCTGGCCGAGCAGGGCTGTAACATCGTCTCGACCGGCAAGACCAGCGAGGAGAACGACTACGGCGAGGAGCGTGACCTCGAGGGGACCATCGAGCAGACCGCCCGCGAGGCCGAGGCACTCGGCGTCGACGCACTCCCCATCGAACTGAACCTCCGCGAGGACGAGAGCGTCGAGGCGGCGTTCGAGGAGGCCGTCGACCACTTCGGCGAGGTGAACATCGTCGTCAACAACGCCTCGGCCATCCAGCCGGTGAACGTCGAGGACCTCCCACCGAACCGGTTCGACCTGCTGACCGACGTGAACGTGCGAGGCACCTACATCACCTCGTACACGTTCCTCGACCACCTGAAGGAGGTCGACGACGCGTGGCTCCTGACGAACGCGCCGCCGGTGAAGGTGGACCGCGCTCCGGGGCACGCCCCCTACGCCTGGACGAAGCTCGGGATGTCGTTCATCACGCTCTCGCTGGCCGACGAACTCGCGGCGTGGGACGTGGGCTGTAACACGTTCTGGCCCGTGACGGCCATCGACACTCGCGCGACGCGTTACTTCGGCCTGGGTACGGAGGACGACTGGCGCCACCCGGAGATCCTGTCCGACACCGTCCTCGAGATGCTGTCGCGCGACCCCGCCGAGTTCACCGGGAACGCGGTGCTCGACGAGGACTTCCTGCGGGAGAACGGCGTCACCGACTTCTCGGAGTACAACCTCACCGAGGGGGACCCGGCCCCGATGTCGGTCCAGATGTTCGACCCCGAGTACCGCCGGAGCGAGTAG